One genomic window of Streptomyces sp. NBC_01498 includes the following:
- a CDS encoding DMT family transporter → MSALALSVLLSLVSAVAYAAGAILQERVAADTPARPYAPLHHGVWWAAVALNGVGALLHVVALAYGPLSLVQPLGALTIVFALPMAAVFVRRKAGATAWRGALMATLGLAGLLALTGHAGSHSLGSGERLVVAGATAVLVGLLFVLAQAVRRPAARSVLLAASAGVAFGIASVFTKTVAVDWTAGTFAGQVPSLVFIAVLAAAGLLLSQASYRGAGLAAPLATVTVVNPVVAAAVGLTLFGEGFRYGLTGGLFALAFGVLTAGGLVLLTTERLAAQTAHGGPAHDDRDRDRVSVPGPTTPGATAERHHHAGPSARPGWHLTAYRASRKPEGGGAHRAQQRVTRHILRRAPRADAAPRRPLRSDADAARPEVGDGVDVGAVAGPRAHLEVEMRSRAVSGRP, encoded by the coding sequence ATGAGTGCACTCGCGCTGTCCGTGCTGCTGTCACTGGTCTCCGCGGTCGCGTACGCGGCCGGGGCGATCCTTCAGGAGCGCGTCGCGGCGGACACCCCCGCCCGGCCCTACGCGCCCCTGCACCACGGCGTGTGGTGGGCCGCTGTGGCGCTGAACGGCGTGGGCGCGCTCCTGCATGTCGTGGCACTCGCGTACGGCCCGCTGAGCCTCGTACAGCCGCTCGGCGCCCTGACGATCGTCTTCGCCCTGCCGATGGCGGCCGTCTTCGTCCGCCGCAAGGCGGGGGCCACCGCCTGGCGCGGGGCCCTCATGGCGACGCTCGGACTGGCGGGGCTGCTCGCGCTGACCGGTCATGCCGGGTCCCACTCGCTGGGGTCGGGCGAACGCCTGGTGGTGGCCGGCGCCACCGCCGTCCTGGTGGGTCTGCTGTTCGTGCTGGCGCAGGCGGTGCGCCGCCCGGCGGCGCGCAGTGTGCTGCTGGCCGCGTCGGCCGGTGTGGCCTTCGGCATCGCCTCGGTCTTCACCAAGACGGTCGCCGTCGACTGGACGGCGGGCACGTTCGCCGGACAGGTGCCGAGCCTGGTGTTCATCGCCGTGCTCGCCGCCGCCGGGCTGCTCCTGTCGCAGGCTTCCTACCGAGGCGCGGGCCTGGCCGCGCCCCTGGCCACGGTCACGGTCGTGAATCCGGTGGTCGCGGCGGCCGTCGGGCTCACCCTCTTCGGCGAGGGATTCCGGTACGGCCTGACGGGCGGACTGTTCGCGCTCGCCTTCGGTGTCCTGACGGCGGGCGGCCTGGTGCTGCTGACCACGGAACGGCTCGCGGCACAGACCGCGCACGGCGGCCCGGCGCACGACGACCGGGACCGTGACCGGGTGAGCGTTCCGGGCCCCACGACGCCCGGCGCCACGGCGGAGCGCCACCACCACGCCGGGCCGTCGGCGCGCCCCGGCTGGCACCTGACCGCGTACCGCGCCTCACGCAAGCCGGAGGGCGGTGGCGCGCACCGGGCGCAGCAGCGGGTGACGCGCCACATCCTGCGGCGGGCACCGCGCGCGGACGCGGCCCCCCGGCGGCCCCTGCGATCAGATGCGGACGCCGCCCGCCCTGAGGTAGGAGACGGGGTCGATGTCGGAGCCGTAGCCGGGCCCCGTGCGCATCTCGAAGTGGAGATGCGGTCCCGTGCTGTTTCCGGTCGACCCTGA
- a CDS encoding sugar ABC transporter ATP-binding protein: MLSVTGLTKTFPGARALDGVDFAALPGEVHALIGENGAGKSTLIKVLTGVYRPDAGEIVYDGRPVRFQTPLEAQHAGISTIYQEVNLVPLMSVARNLFLGREPRNRLGLIDFRRMHREADEALRTLGLRVDVRRPLRTLGVGAQQMVALARAVSVDARVVVMDEPTSSLEPREVRTLFGVIRMLRERGIAVVYVSHRLDELYEVCDTVTVLRDGRLVHTGPIAELERLRLVSLMLGREMGEVRGEGVTKFTGDHHASGEPVLSATDLTVRHTLRQVSVEIRPGEVVGLGGLLGSGRSETAKAIAGALPPDSGSVVVAGAAVRTGSTPAAIRAGVSLLPEDRKAEGIVPGLSVRENIALAALPGLSRFGLVDDARIDRIVATFMERLRIKASGPHQKVGELSGGNQQKVLLARWLAMRPKVLLLDEPTRGIDVGAKAEVQGLIDELADEGLAVLLISSDMEELIEGSDRVVVLKDGAVVAELTGDDVTEDRLMRAIAAAPESDAELKTVAPDAAALVAHPVTPGTAPAGPASSGGERDHD, encoded by the coding sequence GTGCTGTCGGTCACCGGTCTGACCAAGACCTTCCCGGGCGCCCGCGCGCTCGACGGCGTGGACTTCGCCGCCCTGCCGGGCGAGGTCCACGCGCTCATCGGCGAGAACGGCGCCGGGAAGTCCACCCTCATCAAGGTGCTCACCGGTGTGTACCGGCCCGACGCGGGCGAGATCGTGTACGACGGGCGGCCGGTGCGCTTCCAGACCCCGCTGGAGGCGCAGCACGCCGGGATCTCCACCATCTACCAGGAGGTCAACCTCGTCCCGCTGATGAGCGTGGCGCGCAATCTGTTCCTGGGGCGCGAGCCCCGGAACCGGCTGGGGCTCATCGACTTCCGCCGGATGCACCGCGAGGCCGACGAGGCACTGCGCACGCTGGGGCTGCGGGTCGACGTCCGGCGTCCGCTGCGGACACTGGGCGTCGGCGCGCAGCAGATGGTGGCCCTCGCGCGGGCGGTCTCCGTCGACGCGCGGGTGGTCGTGATGGACGAGCCGACGTCCTCGCTGGAGCCTCGTGAGGTGCGCACCCTGTTCGGGGTGATCCGGATGCTCCGGGAGCGCGGTATCGCGGTGGTGTACGTGAGCCACCGGCTGGACGAGCTGTACGAGGTGTGCGACACGGTCACGGTGCTGCGCGACGGCCGGCTCGTGCACACCGGGCCGATCGCGGAGCTGGAGCGGCTGCGGCTGGTGTCGCTGATGCTCGGGCGCGAGATGGGCGAGGTGCGCGGCGAGGGGGTCACCAAGTTCACCGGCGACCACCACGCGTCGGGCGAACCGGTGCTCTCCGCAACGGATCTGACGGTTCGTCACACCTTGCGCCAGGTGTCTGTCGAGATCCGGCCCGGTGAGGTCGTGGGCCTCGGCGGGCTGCTCGGCTCGGGGCGCAGCGAGACGGCCAAGGCCATCGCGGGCGCGCTGCCGCCGGACTCGGGGAGTGTGGTGGTGGCCGGTGCCGCCGTCCGTACGGGCTCCACGCCCGCCGCCATCCGGGCCGGGGTGAGCCTGCTGCCCGAGGACCGCAAGGCCGAGGGCATCGTCCCCGGGCTGTCGGTCCGGGAGAACATCGCGCTGGCCGCGCTTCCCGGGCTCTCCCGGTTCGGCCTGGTGGACGACGCCAGGATCGACCGGATCGTCGCCACCTTCATGGAGCGGCTGCGGATCAAGGCGTCCGGGCCGCACCAGAAGGTCGGTGAACTGTCCGGCGGCAACCAGCAGAAGGTGCTGCTGGCCCGCTGGCTGGCGATGCGGCCGAAGGTGCTGCTGCTGGACGAGCCGACCCGGGGCATCGACGTGGGCGCCAAGGCCGAGGTGCAGGGCCTGATCGACGAACTCGCCGACGAGGGGCTCGCGGTGCTGCTGATCTCCTCCGACATGGAGGAGCTGATCGAGGGGTCGGACCGGGTGGTGGTCCTCAAGGACGGTGCCGTGGTGGCGGAGTTGACCGGGGACGACGTCACGGAGGACCGGCTGATGCGGGCGATCGCCGCGGCGCCGGAGTCGGACGCGGAGCTGAAGACGGTCGCCCCGGACGCGGCGGCGCTGGTGGCGCACCCCGTGACTCCGGGTACGGCGCCGGCCGGCCCGGCCTCCTCGGGAGGGGAGAGGGACCATGACTGA
- a CDS encoding (2Fe-2S)-binding protein: MDLAEVGSVGGFFALRTDGGPRTGTESGTGPETAWTAEARAGVGAHDGAYVPLARIYAGDVAPLSARVDTVARRLGAPERRVAASVAHLGLAARLWSVALGPAALHGRVPDLDPARLRWNPGASAPDDLLLAAPRALGPYDPSPENLAVSVRAVVQYGHLVPLAAALRADGGISPRLLWGNAGSALAGAVRELRAWSRRTGRPEAGERAALIGAALFTHPDLRTTGVSRDGTFRRRSCCLYYRCPSGGLCGDCVFDRPPPRPSAREVSG, from the coding sequence GTGGATCTCGCGGAGGTCGGATCTGTGGGCGGGTTCTTCGCACTGCGGACGGACGGCGGTCCCCGGACGGGGACGGAGTCGGGGACGGGGCCTGAAACGGCGTGGACGGCGGAAGCGCGGGCGGGCGTGGGGGCGCACGACGGCGCGTACGTCCCTCTCGCGCGGATCTACGCGGGCGACGTCGCGCCGCTGTCCGCGCGCGTCGACACGGTCGCCCGGAGACTCGGCGCCCCCGAGCGCCGGGTCGCGGCGTCCGTCGCGCACCTGGGCCTCGCCGCCCGCCTCTGGTCGGTGGCCCTGGGACCGGCCGCGCTGCACGGCCGGGTACCGGACCTGGACCCGGCCAGGCTGCGCTGGAATCCGGGCGCCTCCGCGCCGGACGACCTCCTGCTGGCCGCGCCGCGCGCCCTGGGCCCTTACGACCCCTCACCGGAGAACCTCGCGGTGTCGGTGCGCGCGGTGGTCCAGTACGGCCACCTCGTCCCGCTGGCGGCGGCCCTGCGCGCCGACGGCGGGATCTCGCCACGCCTGCTGTGGGGCAACGCGGGCTCCGCCCTCGCCGGCGCCGTACGGGAACTGCGCGCCTGGAGCCGCCGGACCGGGCGCCCCGAGGCCGGTGAGCGGGCGGCCCTCATCGGCGCGGCCCTCTTCACCCACCCCGACCTGCGCACCACCGGCGTATCAAGGGACGGGACCTTCCGGCGCCGCAGCTGCTGCCTCTACTACCGTTGCCCCTCCGGCGGCCTCTGCGGGGACTGTGTCTTCGACCGGCCACCGCCACGCCCTTCCGCGCGAGAGGTTTCCGGGTGA
- the glgA gene encoding glycogen synthase, whose product MKVGLLTREFPPDVYGGAGVHVEFLARELRELTDLRVHCWGEDGGPEDRAAGVVRHRAAAGLDGANDALRTFSVDLAMAAAAEGSDLVHSHTWYAALAGHVSKMLYGIPHVMTAHSLEPLRPWKAEQLGGGYALSGWAERTAIEAADAVVAVSRGMRADILDCYPSLDPDRVRVIYNGIDTRLYRPDHGTDVLERIGIDPDRPFVLFVGRITRQKGVPHLLRAARALDPEAQLVLCAGAPDTPEIGREFRELVDELSGSRDGVFWIPEMLPRPDVVQLLTHAAVFACPSVYEPLGIVNLEAMACGTAVVASAVGGIPEVVDDGSTGLLVPYDERHPEDFETALTETLNRVLDDPESAAAMGAAGRDRAVREFGWDRVARRTYEVYEELLKSGQGG is encoded by the coding sequence GTGAAGGTCGGTCTGCTGACCCGGGAGTTCCCCCCGGACGTCTACGGAGGCGCCGGCGTCCATGTGGAGTTCCTGGCCCGTGAACTGCGCGAGCTGACCGATCTGCGCGTGCACTGCTGGGGCGAGGACGGCGGTCCCGAGGACCGGGCCGCCGGTGTCGTACGCCACCGGGCCGCCGCCGGACTCGACGGCGCCAACGACGCGCTGCGCACGTTCTCCGTGGACCTCGCGATGGCCGCCGCGGCCGAGGGCAGCGATCTGGTGCACTCCCACACCTGGTACGCGGCGCTGGCCGGCCATGTCTCCAAGATGCTGTACGGCATCCCGCACGTGATGACGGCCCACTCGCTGGAGCCCCTGCGCCCCTGGAAGGCCGAGCAGCTCGGCGGCGGGTACGCGCTGTCCGGCTGGGCCGAGCGCACCGCGATAGAGGCCGCGGACGCGGTCGTCGCCGTCTCGCGCGGCATGCGCGCCGACATCCTCGACTGCTACCCCTCGCTCGACCCCGACCGGGTCCGGGTGATCTACAACGGCATCGACACCCGCCTCTACCGGCCGGACCACGGCACCGACGTGCTGGAGCGGATCGGCATCGACCCCGACCGGCCCTTCGTGCTGTTCGTCGGCCGCATCACCCGGCAGAAGGGTGTCCCGCACCTGCTGCGCGCGGCCCGCGCCCTCGACCCGGAGGCCCAGCTGGTGCTCTGCGCGGGCGCACCCGACACGCCGGAGATCGGCCGGGAGTTCCGGGAGCTGGTGGACGAGCTGAGCGGCAGCCGCGACGGGGTGTTCTGGATCCCCGAGATGCTGCCGCGCCCCGACGTCGTCCAGTTGCTGACCCACGCGGCGGTGTTCGCCTGTCCCTCGGTGTACGAACCGCTGGGGATCGTGAACCTGGAGGCGATGGCGTGCGGCACCGCCGTCGTCGCCTCGGCGGTCGGCGGTATCCCGGAGGTCGTCGACGACGGAAGCACCGGCCTGCTGGTGCCGTACGACGAACGGCACCCGGAGGACTTCGAGACCGCTCTCACCGAGACGCTCAACCGGGTGCTGGACGACCCGGAGTCGGCCGCCGCGATGGGCGCGGCGGGACGGGACAGGGCGGTGCGCGAGTTCGGCTGGGACCGGGTGGCCCGGCGTACGTACGAGGTGTACGAAGAGCTGCTCAAGTCCGGTCAGGGCGGGTAG
- a CDS encoding alpha/beta fold hydrolase has product MLRVSQLLTLERPSHTRTWSMPTARGEFAVLDTAPMDAAPYRGVALLVPGFLGSKEDFLPLLSGLSEGGYRVVALDGRGQYETGAASSEPSYTQVELARDVMAVARRLDAGAVHLLGHSYGGMIARAAVLDSSGDRSLWASLTLMNVGPGPVSAGQRERLGMLLTGLESMSPDELWPFVRQRRSEAAEEVREFLHRRWLANVPAHLAAAAGQMRGETDRTPQLARIDLPKAVLSGSPDGTWSPEEVEEMAHRLGARLVPLPGGGHSPNVHLPDETASALVDFWDRSAASPR; this is encoded by the coding sequence ATGCTCCGCGTGAGCCAGTTGTTGACCCTTGAGCGGCCCTCCCACACGCGCACGTGGAGCATGCCCACCGCCCGTGGCGAATTCGCCGTGCTGGACACGGCGCCGATGGACGCCGCTCCGTATCGGGGGGTCGCCCTCCTCGTGCCGGGCTTCCTGGGCAGCAAGGAAGACTTCCTGCCCCTGCTTTCCGGGCTGAGCGAGGGCGGCTACCGTGTCGTCGCCCTGGACGGCCGGGGGCAGTACGAGACCGGCGCCGCGTCGTCCGAGCCCTCGTACACACAGGTCGAACTGGCCCGTGATGTCATGGCCGTCGCACGGCGGCTCGACGCGGGCGCCGTGCACCTGCTGGGCCACTCCTACGGCGGCATGATCGCCCGAGCCGCCGTGCTCGACAGCTCGGGCGACCGCTCCCTGTGGGCGTCGCTGACTCTCATGAACGTCGGCCCGGGACCGGTTTCCGCGGGACAGCGGGAGCGATTGGGAATGCTGCTCACGGGCCTGGAATCCATGTCGCCGGACGAGCTCTGGCCGTTCGTCCGCCAGCGGCGGAGCGAGGCGGCGGAGGAGGTGCGGGAATTCCTGCACCGGCGCTGGCTCGCGAATGTTCCGGCACATCTGGCCGCGGCGGCCGGTCAGATGCGGGGCGAGACCGATCGCACCCCGCAACTGGCCCGGATCGACCTTCCCAAGGCGGTGCTGTCGGGTTCCCCCGACGGCACCTGGTCCCCGGAAGAGGTCGAAGAAATGGCGCACCGTCTGGGAGCGCGTCTCGTCCCGTTGCCGGGAGGCGGACATTCGCCCAATGTCCACCTCCCGGACGAAACGGCCTCCGCACTGGTCGATTTCTGGGACCGGAGCGCGGCGAGCCCCCGCTAG
- the glgC gene encoding glucose-1-phosphate adenylyltransferase: protein MRGGPSVLGIVLAGGEGKRLMPLTADRAKPAVTFGGTYRLVDFVLSNLVNGDIMRNCVLTQYKSHSLDRHVSVTWRMSSLLGNYVTPVPAQQRLGPRWYLGSADAILQSLNLVHDEQPDYIAVFGADHVYRMDPRQMLQRHVESGAGVTVAGIRVPRAEASSFGIITPGSDGTTVDRFQEKPTDVPGLADDPERVFASMGNYLFTTKILVDALHRDAEDESSVHDMGGSILPMLTEQGMAQVYDFDDNHVPGETPREHGYWRDVGTLDSYYDAHMDLISHQPEFNLDNRRWPIYTHTGQLPPARFVAGGIASESIVGPGCVIRGQVTRSVLSPGVVIEEGAVVQGSVLHDNVRVGRGAVVRGSILDKNVDVPPGATIGVNPGRDEELYTVSKNGVIALGKGQLVV, encoded by the coding sequence ATGCGCGGTGGACCTTCGGTGCTCGGGATCGTGCTGGCGGGCGGAGAGGGCAAGCGGCTGATGCCGCTGACGGCCGACCGTGCGAAACCGGCGGTGACCTTCGGCGGCACGTACCGCCTGGTCGACTTCGTCCTGTCGAATCTCGTCAACGGCGACATCATGCGCAACTGCGTCCTCACGCAGTACAAGTCGCACTCGCTGGACCGCCATGTGAGCGTCACCTGGCGGATGTCCAGCCTGCTGGGGAACTACGTGACGCCCGTCCCGGCCCAGCAGCGTCTCGGCCCGCGCTGGTATCTCGGCAGCGCCGACGCGATCCTCCAGTCCCTCAATCTCGTCCACGACGAACAGCCCGACTACATCGCGGTCTTCGGCGCCGACCACGTGTACCGCATGGACCCCCGGCAGATGCTCCAGCGGCACGTCGAGAGCGGCGCCGGGGTGACGGTCGCCGGGATCAGGGTCCCGCGCGCCGAGGCGTCGTCGTTCGGGATCATCACGCCCGGCTCCGACGGCACGACGGTCGACCGGTTCCAGGAGAAGCCGACGGACGTGCCCGGCCTGGCGGACGACCCCGAGCGGGTCTTCGCCTCGATGGGCAACTACCTCTTCACCACCAAGATCCTGGTGGACGCGCTGCACCGGGACGCCGAGGACGAGTCGTCGGTCCACGACATGGGCGGTTCGATCCTGCCGATGCTCACCGAGCAGGGCATGGCGCAGGTCTACGACTTCGACGACAACCACGTCCCCGGCGAGACCCCGCGCGAACACGGCTACTGGCGCGACGTGGGCACCCTCGACTCGTACTACGACGCGCACATGGATCTGATCTCGCACCAGCCCGAGTTCAACCTGGACAACAGACGCTGGCCGATCTACACCCACACGGGCCAGCTGCCGCCCGCGCGGTTCGTGGCGGGCGGCATCGCGAGCGAGTCCATCGTGGGCCCCGGCTGTGTGATCCGGGGGCAGGTGACCCGTTCCGTGCTGTCGCCCGGCGTGGTGATCGAGGAGGGCGCCGTGGTGCAGGGCTCGGTGCTCCACGACAACGTACGGGTGGGCCGGGGCGCGGTGGTCCGCGGCTCGATCCTCGACAAGAACGTCGACGTCCCGCCCGGCGCCACGATCGGCGTCAACCCCGGCCGGGACGAGGAGCTGTACACGGTCTCGAAGAACGGTGTGATCGCCCTCGGCAAGGGCCAACTGGTCGTCTAG
- a CDS encoding ABC transporter permease, with translation MTHTHTERPASATGGGPSPAGDGSDEAPLGASRAEALSALAQQHGALVTLVLVAVGASIGFDTFLTGDNLENMAVSSAFLAIVALGMTFVIITGGIDLSVGSLFALGGVLAAWGSRYGTLVALLLPLAVCGLIGLVNGLLIARARLAPFIVTLAAMLAARGILLAVTDEGSTTYLVDESSFFASLGQEKLLGVGVPVWITAALFVAGAVALRRGRFGQYVYAVGGNEDAAALMGAPVARTKIAVYTLSGLCAGLAGALNAAWLVSGVTILGTGMELEAIAAVVIGGTLLTGGFGFISGSLVGVLLLKVIQNVINQIGSLDSAYQQVVSGAFLAVVVIAQTWLGRRRRMM, from the coding sequence ATGACCCACACCCACACGGAACGCCCGGCGTCCGCCACGGGCGGCGGGCCCTCCCCCGCCGGGGACGGCTCCGACGAGGCGCCGCTCGGCGCGAGCCGGGCGGAGGCGCTGAGCGCCCTCGCCCAGCAGCACGGCGCGCTGGTCACGCTGGTGCTCGTGGCCGTCGGCGCGTCGATCGGCTTCGACACCTTCCTGACCGGCGACAACCTGGAGAACATGGCGGTCTCCTCGGCGTTCCTGGCGATCGTCGCCCTCGGCATGACCTTTGTGATCATCACGGGCGGGATCGACCTGTCCGTCGGGTCGCTGTTCGCGCTCGGCGGGGTCCTCGCCGCCTGGGGGTCGCGGTACGGCACCCTGGTCGCGCTGCTCCTGCCGCTGGCCGTCTGCGGTCTGATCGGACTGGTCAACGGCCTGCTGATCGCGAGGGCGCGGCTGGCGCCGTTCATCGTCACGCTGGCGGCGATGCTCGCCGCGCGCGGCATCCTGCTGGCCGTCACCGACGAGGGCTCCACGACCTATCTGGTGGACGAGTCGTCGTTCTTCGCGAGCCTCGGGCAGGAGAAACTGCTGGGCGTCGGGGTGCCGGTGTGGATCACGGCGGCCCTGTTCGTCGCGGGGGCCGTGGCGCTGCGGCGCGGCAGGTTCGGCCAGTACGTGTACGCGGTCGGCGGCAACGAGGACGCGGCGGCCCTGATGGGTGCCCCCGTGGCCCGTACGAAGATCGCCGTCTACACCCTGTCCGGGCTGTGCGCCGGGCTGGCCGGGGCGCTGAACGCGGCCTGGCTGGTCTCGGGCGTGACGATCCTCGGCACCGGCATGGAGCTGGAGGCGATCGCGGCGGTCGTCATCGGCGGCACCCTGCTGACCGGTGGCTTCGGCTTCATCAGCGGGTCGCTGGTGGGTGTTCTGCTGCTGAAGGTCATCCAGAACGTCATCAACCAGATCGGGTCGCTGGACTCCGCGTACCAGCAGGTCGTCAGCGGCGCCTTCCTGGCGGTCGTGGTGATCGCCCAGACCTGGCTGGGCCGGCGGCGCCGGATGATGTGA
- a CDS encoding transglycosylase family protein codes for MAATGRHRRYQPSRINRASLTVTAGGAGIALPLIGASTAGAAPVETWEKVAACESTNNWQINTGNGYYGGLQFSQSTWEAFGGRQYAARADLATRDQQIAVAEKVLKGQGPQAWPHCSVKAGLARGGDAPDVSPAKARDTDRDTSARKSAPRSDPKKAASPTSVPTEREGYTVSGGDSLSGIAAAQELRGGWQRLYEENRRVIGSDPDLIFPGQKLVLHVSAPAKDRPAAEAPAPPKKEEAKKPAAKAQPPKQAEKPKQQAPKAKEQPKQVSEERKADRPKESSSFSAPVGASTGTPYRKAGSWSSGYHTGVDFPVPTGTSVKAVAAGTVVSAGWEGAYGYQVVIRHGDGKYSQYAHLSALNVRDGQRVNAGQRIARSGSTGNSTGPHLHFEMRTGPGYGSDIDPVSYLRAGGVRI; via the coding sequence ATGGCCGCAACCGGTCGCCACCGCAGATACCAGCCGAGCCGCATCAACCGCGCTTCGCTCACCGTCACGGCGGGCGGTGCGGGCATCGCCCTGCCGCTCATCGGCGCGAGCACCGCCGGCGCGGCCCCCGTGGAGACCTGGGAGAAGGTCGCCGCCTGCGAGTCCACGAACAACTGGCAGATCAACACGGGCAACGGCTACTACGGCGGGCTCCAGTTCAGCCAGTCCACCTGGGAGGCGTTCGGCGGCCGGCAGTACGCGGCGCGCGCCGACCTCGCCACCAGGGACCAGCAGATCGCCGTCGCCGAGAAGGTCCTCAAGGGCCAGGGCCCCCAGGCGTGGCCGCACTGCTCGGTCAAGGCGGGCCTCGCCCGGGGCGGCGACGCCCCCGACGTGTCACCGGCCAAGGCGCGGGACACCGACCGGGACACGTCCGCGCGCAAGAGCGCCCCGCGCAGCGACCCGAAGAAGGCCGCCTCGCCCACCTCCGTACCGACGGAGCGCGAGGGCTACACGGTGTCGGGCGGCGACTCGCTCTCCGGCATCGCCGCCGCCCAGGAGCTGCGGGGCGGCTGGCAGCGGCTGTACGAGGAGAACCGCCGCGTCATCGGCAGCGACCCCGACCTGATCTTCCCCGGCCAGAAGCTGGTCCTGCACGTCTCGGCCCCGGCGAAGGACCGGCCGGCCGCCGAGGCGCCCGCCCCTCCCAAGAAGGAGGAGGCGAAGAAGCCCGCCGCGAAGGCGCAGCCGCCGAAGCAGGCCGAGAAGCCGAAGCAGCAGGCGCCGAAGGCGAAGGAACAGCCGAAGCAGGTCAGCGAGGAACGGAAGGCCGACCGGCCGAAGGAGTCGTCCTCCTTCAGCGCCCCGGTGGGCGCGAGCACGGGCACCCCGTACCGCAAGGCCGGTTCCTGGTCCAGCGGCTACCACACGGGCGTCGACTTCCCCGTCCCCACCGGCACGTCGGTGAAGGCCGTGGCGGCCGGCACGGTCGTCTCGGCGGGCTGGGAGGGCGCGTACGGCTACCAGGTCGTCATCCGGCACGGCGACGGCAAGTACAGCCAGTACGCGCACCTGTCCGCGCTCAACGTGCGGGACGGTCAGCGGGTCAACGCGGGTCAGCGCATCGCGCGGTCAGGGTCGACCGGAAACAGCACGGGACCGCATCTCCACTTCGAGATGCGCACGGGGCCCGGCTACGGCTCCGACATCGACCCCGTCTCCTACCTCAGGGCGGGCGGCGTCCGCATCTGA
- a CDS encoding ABC transporter permease, with protein MTELALKGAPVDRARLLRLLQEYGVYAGVAVLLLVNIALTPHFLSTENFRTQAVQVAPVLIVALGMALAIGSEGVDLSVGSVMALSTSLLSLYLGYGPWVALVVAMLGGAVVGLANGSLIAFIGVQPIVATLALMVAVRGVALVLLPQLKDVRDPGMASLGTGDLFGVPYLVLIAAALALAVGFTVRRTTFGRQLLAIGDSRPAARLAGLPVRRVLITVYVIAGVLAAIAGVLATARLQASDPTSLGTLMELSAITAVVVGGTPLSGGRIRIGGTVAGAVLIQLLTATLIKHDLPPSWTQIAQAVVIVLAVYAARERGKR; from the coding sequence ATGACTGAACTCGCCCTGAAGGGCGCCCCGGTGGACCGCGCTCGGCTGCTGCGGCTGCTCCAGGAGTACGGGGTGTACGCGGGCGTCGCCGTCCTGCTGCTGGTCAACATCGCGCTCACGCCGCACTTCCTGTCCACGGAGAACTTCCGTACCCAGGCCGTGCAGGTGGCGCCCGTGCTGATCGTCGCGCTGGGCATGGCGCTGGCGATCGGCAGCGAGGGCGTCGACCTGTCGGTGGGCTCCGTGATGGCCCTCTCGACGTCCCTGCTGTCGTTGTATCTGGGCTACGGCCCGTGGGTCGCGCTGGTCGTGGCGATGCTGGGCGGCGCCGTCGTCGGGCTCGCCAACGGGTCGCTCATCGCGTTCATCGGCGTCCAGCCCATCGTCGCCACGCTGGCGCTGATGGTCGCGGTACGGGGCGTCGCCCTGGTCCTGCTGCCGCAGTTGAAGGACGTACGCGACCCGGGGATGGCCTCGCTCGGCACGGGCGACCTGTTCGGTGTCCCGTATCTCGTACTGATCGCCGCCGCACTGGCCCTGGCCGTCGGATTCACCGTGCGGCGTACGACCTTCGGGCGGCAACTGCTGGCGATCGGCGACAGCCGGCCGGCCGCGCGGCTCGCCGGGCTGCCGGTGCGCCGGGTGCTGATCACCGTCTATGTCATCGCCGGGGTGCTCGCCGCGATCGCGGGCGTGCTGGCCACCGCGCGGCTCCAGGCCAGCGACCCGACCTCGCTGGGCACGCTGATGGAGCTGTCGGCGATCACCGCCGTGGTCGTGGGCGGCACGCCGCTGAGCGGCGGGCGGATCCGTATCGGCGGCACGGTCGCCGGGGCCGTACTGATCCAGCTGCTGACGGCGACCCTCATCAAGCACGATCTGCCGCCGTCCTGGACGCAGATCGCCCAGGCCGTCGTGATCGTGCTGGCGGTCTACGCGGCACGCGAACGGGGAAAGCGATGA